The following are encoded in a window of Synechococcales cyanobacterium CNB genomic DNA:
- a CDS encoding type II/IV secretion system protein — MGIGTVLLERGLISRAQLEQALAEHRDTGERLDRVLVRLGLVTREQVLQAIGDQFHLPVVDLASVVVEPKVLECLPAKLVYRQSCVPIARENGTLTVATSDPFELAVLDELRLLTGCQIDLVLADEDDLRKFIRANYGVGGDTLDEMSAGLAGKAAEAAPGTAEELEQAQEASVIKLVNDILVEAVTERATDVHVEPYEGKLLVRYRIDGVLQRANVPATIHRFGPAIISRLKIMANLNIAEKRTPQDGRITFRHRAEGGPVQEYDLRVSVIPMLFGEGVVLRVLNKSAVLMSLDDLGMPRAVLEPWDRLIARPHGILLVTGPTGSGKSTTLYASLNRIVSDEIKVITVEDPVEYHVGGVNQIQVHSKIGMTFAAGLRAVLRHDPDVVMIGEIRDRETAEVAVQASLTGHLVFSTLHTNDAAGATTRLLDMGVEPFLVSSSVEGVMAQRLVRRVCEECRVEYKPDLGDLPEDFGLGRGEVLVRGEGCRACRGTGYRGRVGVYELLRMNPAIREMVMQRVNAPQIAARAIEDGDLFTLKQDGYDKARAGVTTIAEVMRALAV, encoded by the coding sequence ATGGGCATCGGGACCGTCCTTCTTGAACGCGGGCTGATCAGCCGGGCTCAGCTGGAGCAGGCGCTGGCGGAGCACCGCGACACCGGCGAACGACTGGACCGGGTGCTGGTCCGGCTCGGGCTGGTGACCAGAGAGCAGGTGCTGCAGGCGATCGGGGACCAGTTCCACCTGCCGGTGGTGGACCTGGCCTCGGTGGTGGTCGAGCCGAAGGTGCTCGAGTGCCTGCCGGCGAAGCTGGTGTATCGGCAGTCGTGCGTGCCGATCGCTCGGGAGAACGGGACGCTGACGGTGGCGACCAGCGACCCGTTCGAGCTTGCAGTGCTGGATGAGCTGCGGCTGCTGACCGGCTGCCAGATCGATCTCGTGCTTGCGGACGAGGACGACCTGCGGAAGTTCATCCGCGCGAACTACGGTGTCGGCGGGGACACGCTGGACGAGATGTCGGCGGGGCTTGCCGGGAAGGCAGCGGAGGCGGCTCCCGGGACGGCGGAGGAACTGGAGCAGGCGCAGGAAGCGTCGGTCATCAAGCTGGTGAACGACATCCTGGTGGAGGCCGTGACGGAGCGGGCGACTGACGTGCATGTCGAGCCGTACGAGGGCAAGTTGCTGGTCCGGTACCGGATCGACGGCGTGCTTCAGCGTGCGAACGTGCCGGCGACGATCCATCGTTTCGGTCCTGCGATCATCAGCCGCCTGAAGATCATGGCGAACCTGAACATCGCGGAGAAGCGTACCCCGCAGGACGGGCGTATCACGTTCCGCCATCGTGCCGAGGGCGGCCCGGTCCAGGAATACGACCTTCGCGTGAGCGTGATCCCGATGCTGTTCGGCGAGGGCGTGGTGCTGCGCGTGCTGAACAAGTCCGCTGTGCTGATGAGCCTGGACGACCTCGGGATGCCGAGAGCGGTGCTGGAGCCGTGGGACCGTCTGATCGCGCGTCCGCACGGGATTCTGCTGGTCACGGGACCGACCGGATCGGGCAAGTCGACGACGCTGTATGCCTCGCTGAACCGGATCGTGAGCGACGAGATCAAGGTGATCACGGTCGAGGATCCGGTCGAGTATCACGTCGGGGGTGTGAACCAGATCCAGGTTCATTCGAAGATCGGGATGACGTTCGCGGCCGGGCTGCGGGCGGTGCTGCGTCACGACCCGGACGTGGTGATGATCGGCGAGATCCGAGATCGTGAGACGGCGGAGGTCGCGGTGCAGGCCTCGCTGACGGGGCATCTGGTCTTCTCGACCCTGCACACGAACGACGCCGCGGGAGCAACGACCCGGTTGCTGGACATGGGGGTTGAGCCGTTCCTTGTGTCGTCGTCGGTCGAGGGCGTGATGGCCCAGCGCCTGGTGCGTCGCGTGTGCGAGGAGTGCCGGGTCGAATACAAGCCGGATCTGGGCGACCTGCCGGAGGACTTCGGGTTGGGCAGGGGTGAGGTGCTCGTCCGGGGCGAGGGGTGCAGGGCGTGCCGGGGGACGGGGTACCGCGGGCGCGTCGGCGTGTACGAGCTGCTGCGGATGAACCCGGCGATCCGGGAGATGGTGATGCAGCGTGTCAACGCGCCGCAGATCGCCGCGCGGGCGATCGAGGACGGGGATCTGTTCACGCTCAAGCAGGACGGGTACGACAAGGCCCGCGCGGGCGTGACGACGATCGCCGAGGTGATGCGCGCGCTCGCTGTGTGA
- a CDS encoding glutathione peroxidase translates to MADIDGKERKLSEHAGKVVLMVNVASRCGLTPQYEQLQGVYEKFKKEGLVVLAFPANNFGEQEPGTNSEIKAFCTSRYGVTFPVFAKISVKGDDQHGLYKRLTGQPEPIGGEVKWNFTKFLVDRSGRVVARFEPRTRPDDPEVIDRIVELLGQPAPSASGSTGAPSGS, encoded by the coding sequence ATGGCGGACATCGACGGCAAGGAGCGGAAACTCTCCGAGCACGCGGGCAAGGTCGTCCTGATGGTGAACGTCGCCAGCAGGTGCGGGCTGACGCCGCAGTACGAGCAGTTGCAGGGCGTCTACGAGAAGTTCAAGAAGGAGGGGCTTGTGGTGCTGGCCTTCCCGGCCAACAACTTCGGCGAGCAGGAGCCTGGCACGAACAGCGAGATCAAGGCGTTCTGCACCTCGCGTTACGGGGTGACGTTCCCGGTCTTTGCCAAGATCAGCGTCAAGGGGGACGACCAGCACGGTCTGTACAAGCGACTGACGGGGCAGCCCGAGCCGATCGGTGGCGAGGTCAAGTGGAACTTCACGAAGTTTCTTGTTGACCGTTCGGGCCGGGTGGTGGCGAGGTTCGAGCCGCGTACGAGGCCGGATGACCCCGAGGTGATCGACAGGATCGTCGAGTTGCTCGGGCAGCCCGCGCCGTCCGCGTCCGGTTCGACGGGCGCGCCGTCCGGCTCCTGA
- a CDS encoding type II secretion system F family protein → MPTFEYTALSSAGQRVSGEIAGASEQAVLSELEARRLVPVSIREKVARGFRLRRGVSVRALANAYQQLADMLHAGVPMLRALRLLGSRKSQPVLSRVFREMADAVSEGEDLGEAMSRRPDVFKQVQVAMVRAGEKGGFLDAAVARLGQFLLAQAELRSKVIGSLVYPCALVVFGVAVLGFIFGVFVPMFRPIFNRLPNVPLVTQVVFTASDAVGRYGLVTLAVVSGLVVCGMWAARRPDVRRAIARVRTHGPIIGPLVRALATARFCRMLGTMLANGVPMLSAMSTAREAAGNLLLEEAVERAIEGVRAGEALAPPLRASGLFADDVIEMIAVGEEAGNVAEVLITVAETIEKRIDRLLSTVVRLIEPLLLVVIAIVVLIVAVGLILPLTQLSDIR, encoded by the coding sequence ATGCCGACCTTTGAATACACGGCCCTGAGCAGCGCGGGGCAGCGGGTGTCGGGCGAGATCGCGGGCGCCAGCGAGCAGGCCGTCCTGAGCGAACTGGAGGCGCGCCGGCTGGTGCCGGTGAGCATCCGCGAGAAGGTGGCGCGTGGCTTTCGGTTGCGGCGTGGCGTGTCTGTGCGTGCGCTGGCGAACGCGTACCAGCAGTTGGCGGACATGCTGCATGCTGGGGTGCCGATGCTTCGGGCGTTGAGGCTGCTCGGCTCGCGCAAGAGCCAGCCCGTGCTTTCAAGGGTTTTCCGCGAGATGGCGGACGCCGTGTCCGAGGGTGAGGACCTCGGGGAGGCGATGTCGCGGCGTCCGGACGTGTTCAAGCAGGTGCAGGTGGCGATGGTGCGTGCGGGGGAGAAGGGCGGGTTTCTCGACGCGGCCGTGGCGAGGCTCGGGCAGTTCCTGCTCGCGCAGGCGGAGTTGCGGAGCAAGGTCATCGGCAGCCTGGTGTACCCGTGCGCGCTGGTGGTGTTCGGTGTGGCGGTGCTTGGGTTCATCTTCGGGGTGTTCGTGCCGATGTTCCGGCCGATCTTCAACCGCCTGCCGAATGTCCCGCTCGTCACACAGGTCGTGTTCACGGCGAGCGACGCGGTGGGGCGGTACGGGCTGGTGACACTCGCGGTCGTGTCAGGGCTCGTTGTCTGCGGGATGTGGGCGGCGCGCCGTCCGGACGTGAGGCGGGCGATCGCGCGCGTCAGGACGCACGGGCCGATCATCGGGCCGCTGGTTCGGGCGCTGGCGACGGCCCGCTTCTGCCGGATGCTCGGCACGATGCTGGCGAACGGGGTTCCGATGCTTTCGGCGATGTCCACGGCGCGGGAGGCGGCCGGGAACCTGCTGCTCGAAGAGGCGGTGGAGCGGGCGATCGAGGGGGTTCGCGCGGGCGAGGCGCTCGCCCCCCCCCTTCGGGCGAGCGGCCTGTTCGCGGACGACGTGATCGAGATGATCGCGGTGGGTGAGGAGGCCGGGAACGTTGCCGAGGTGCTGATCACGGTGGCGGAGACGATCGAGAAGCGGATCGACCGCCTGCTGAGCACGGTGGTGCGGCTGATTGAGCCGCTGTTGCTGGTGGTCATTGCGATCGTGGTGCTGATCGTGGCCGTGGGCCTGATCCTGCCGCTGACGCAGTTGAGCGACATTCGGTAG
- the gspG gene encoding type II secretion system protein GspG, with the protein MNRKFRRSLARGFTLVEVMIVIAIILALSALVGLAVLSRQEQAKESMTQVDINRIKDAMRLFRLDFGRYPTDDEGVKVLWDKNALDPEADVSKWRGYLEEPRPADRWGNEWGYRQISDRDESQFDLWSFGPNGQDDQGGEDDITSWPKDEEGDLGGPFMPPGRG; encoded by the coding sequence ATGAACCGCAAGTTCCGCCGGAGCCTCGCCCGGGGCTTCACGCTCGTAGAAGTGATGATCGTGATCGCGATCATCCTGGCGCTGAGCGCACTCGTCGGCCTGGCCGTGCTGAGCCGGCAGGAGCAGGCGAAGGAGTCGATGACGCAGGTGGACATCAACCGGATCAAGGATGCGATGCGTCTGTTCCGTCTGGATTTCGGGCGCTACCCGACGGACGACGAGGGAGTGAAGGTGCTGTGGGACAAGAACGCGCTGGACCCCGAGGCGGACGTGAGCAAGTGGCGAGGGTACCTGGAGGAGCCTCGACCGGCGGATCGGTGGGGGAACGAGTGGGGGTACCGTCAGATCAGCGACCGCGACGAGAGCCAGTTCGATCTGTGGTCGTTCGGCCCGAACGGGCAGGATGATCAGGGCGGCGAGGACGACATCACGTCGTGGCCGAAGGATGAGGAAGGCGATCTCGGCGGTCCGTTCATGCCGCCGGGTCGTGGCTGA
- a CDS encoding helix-hairpin-helix domain-containing protein: MVRLIDLGGPGGVPIVSESGKLDLNTATEAMLALLPGVGDSLAKRIVEARAERPLTSVDELLSIEGFTPEMVYGEEVGGVAESPAVEGASLPLADVVTVYSFDPNVQSGAGDDPQRHRGRKRVNLNQAWSDSLRSALVDRFGEGVAQGVEQIMKNGTEFKTEADFVRVMRFFQVPPADWVEALDALCTSDDDYLLGRVDLGTAPAEALACVPGVDAAAAEAIVAARERLDETLRKSVAWPAAEGIVSEEQFQEAVPWLTTRAMQWRVRLEAGVAPAESVVGVGEAPALSQRMVLEAVIDVSSQRPRVAYLRDVTLLPLARRLYAGRVAEVEEEAWLPGEGVAEEGAVDPTAASGLPPLEWERWATNEPTRLSPSSASSVGASTEPIGAAGVDGFGYDGGRGAELPSGGEPGVSGVDAAPSAGGDPRIGRWTPRRARSR; this comes from the coding sequence ATGGTCCGGCTGATCGACCTGGGCGGGCCCGGGGGCGTGCCGATCGTGAGCGAGAGCGGGAAACTGGACCTGAACACGGCAACGGAGGCGATGCTCGCGCTGCTGCCGGGCGTGGGCGACTCGCTTGCGAAGCGGATCGTTGAGGCGAGGGCGGAGCGGCCGCTGACGAGCGTGGACGAGTTGCTTTCGATCGAAGGGTTCACGCCGGAGATGGTGTATGGCGAGGAGGTTGGCGGGGTGGCGGAATCGCCGGCGGTTGAGGGGGCGTCGCTGCCGCTCGCGGATGTGGTGACGGTGTACTCGTTTGACCCGAACGTGCAGAGCGGGGCGGGTGACGATCCGCAGCGGCACCGGGGGCGCAAGCGTGTGAACCTGAACCAGGCATGGTCGGACAGCCTGCGCAGCGCGCTGGTTGACCGTTTCGGCGAGGGCGTTGCGCAGGGCGTCGAACAGATCATGAAGAACGGGACGGAGTTCAAGACGGAGGCGGACTTCGTGCGGGTGATGCGGTTCTTCCAGGTTCCACCCGCGGACTGGGTGGAGGCGCTGGACGCGCTGTGTACGAGCGACGACGACTATCTGCTCGGCCGCGTTGACCTGGGCACCGCGCCGGCCGAGGCGCTGGCGTGCGTGCCGGGGGTCGATGCGGCCGCGGCGGAGGCGATCGTGGCGGCGCGGGAGCGTCTGGACGAGACGCTGCGCAAGAGCGTGGCTTGGCCTGCCGCGGAGGGGATCGTGTCGGAGGAGCAGTTCCAGGAGGCGGTGCCCTGGCTGACGACGCGGGCGATGCAATGGCGTGTGCGGCTGGAGGCAGGGGTCGCGCCGGCGGAATCGGTGGTCGGTGTCGGTGAGGCGCCGGCGCTGTCACAGCGGATGGTGCTGGAGGCGGTGATCGATGTGTCGTCGCAGCGGCCGCGGGTTGCGTATCTGCGGGACGTGACGCTGTTGCCGCTGGCGAGACGGCTGTATGCAGGGCGTGTTGCGGAGGTGGAGGAGGAGGCGTGGTTGCCTGGTGAGGGAGTGGCCGAGGAGGGCGCGGTCGACCCTACCGCAGCGTCGGGTCTGCCGCCGCTGGAGTGGGAGAGGTGGGCGACGAACGAGCCGACGCGGCTTTCGCCGAGTTCGGCGTCGAGTGTGGGGGCATCCACCGAACCGATTGGCGCCGCGGGAGTTGATGGGTTCGGGTACGATGGCGGGCGCGGCGCGGAGTTGCCGTCCGGTGGAGAGCCGGGCGTGTCGGGAGTTGATGCCGCACCTTCGGCCGGCGGTGATCCCCGCATCGGCCGGTGGACGCCACGGAGGGCGCGAAGCCGATGA